AATTGAGCTTACCAGGAGTAGCAACCGTGTCCAAGGCAAAATACGAGCGCAAGAAGCCGCATGTAAACGTGGGGACGATTGGGCATGTGGATCACGGCAAGACCACGTTGACGGCGGCGTTGACGGTGATTCAGTCGAAGAAATTTGGTGGTGA
This genomic interval from Gammaproteobacteria bacterium contains the following:
- a CDS encoding GTP-binding protein, encoding MSKAKYERKKPHVNVGTIGHVDHGKTTLTAALTVIQSKKFGG